In Mytilus trossulus isolate FHL-02 unplaced genomic scaffold, PNRI_Mtr1.1.1.hap1 h1tg001001l__unscaffolded, whole genome shotgun sequence, a genomic segment contains:
- the LOC134703354 gene encoding uncharacterized protein LOC134703354 yields MAFRQLNSKNDKPHNIDLSYTKGMEVEDYAWMGNYNQRALLVRVLCCSEDTQCYRSQDNIIESVKFFTREKDQSEASEEVYDCHDSFEQRPLDIFYETINTFLEPFEQSDITSEFWKDIIRCLELYDFKYEKVDKVEFWLPQNNPMSDKDLEEAYAKLSIEQRHYVSSFKTALQTDMTNGRAKNWIEVLMKILLTCLGSNDMCGSTTNIHDSINTALETVFGDFDTPITQMEYNAPYSSTPSSTSSSLLSLSSLNLESSVAESSTGYLADHRVSRHTIVPDYCVVLPDFPGIFPIVFELKPAHRESHAIVQNIQQMLSKLFFQDVVFGIVVSPRLFQLSVIIKQGKDLHFASTNNIYIYKSKNQAKILDLGELNKMCTFIYQVLKWARTTKCRLENNLQI; encoded by the exons gcATGGATGGGTAATTACAATCAAAGAGCCTTGCTGGTCAGGGTTCTATGCTGTTCAGAAGACACACAATGTTACAGGTCACAGGACAATATTATTGAAAGTGTAAAATTTTTTACTAGAGAAAAGGACCAGTCTGAGGCATCAGAAGAAGTATACGATTGTCATGATTCCTTTGAACAAAGACCCTTGGATATTTTTTATGAGACAATAAACACTTTTTTGGAACCATTTGAGCAATCTGATATTACATCAGAATTCTGGAAGGACATTATCAGATGTTTAGAGCTATACgactttaaatatgaaaaagttgACAAAGTAGAATTTTGGTTACCCCAAAATAATCCAATGTCTGATAAGGACTTAGAAGAGGCATATGCAAAGTTGTcaatag aacaGAGGCACTATGTATCATCATTTAAGACAGCATTACAAACAGATATGACAAATGGACGGGCTAAAAATTGGATTGAGGTATTGATGAAAATACTCCTGACATGTCTTGGGAGTAATGATATGTGTGGCTCTACCACAAACATACATGACAGTATTAACACTGCATTGGAGACTGTTTTTGGCGATTTTGATACCCCGATCACCCAGATGGAGTATAATGCACCTTACTCTAGCACTCCATCAAGTACCTCTTCATCTTTGTTAAGCCTGTCTTCATTAAATCTGGAGTCATCAGTCGCTGAATCTTCTACAGGATATTTAGCAGATCACAGAGTTTCAAGGCACACAATAGTTCCAGATTACTGTGTCGTGCTGCCTGATTTTCCTGGTATCTTTCCAATAGTTTTTGAACTGAAACCTGCACACCGGGAGTCTCATGCAATTGTCCAAAATATACAACAAATGTTGTCCAAACTTTTCTTTCAGGATGTTGTGTTTGGCATTGTTGTTTCACCCAGATTATTTCAACTATCAGTAATTATTAAACAGGGAAAAGATCTTCATTTTGCAAGTACaaacaatatttacatttacaaaagTAAGAATCAGGCTAAAATACTTGATTTGGGAGagttaaataaaatgtgtacttttatttatcAAGTGTTAAAGTGGGCAAGGACAACAAAATGCAGACTAGAAAATAATCTTCAGATATAG